In Megalopta genalis isolate 19385.01 chromosome 7, iyMegGena1_principal, whole genome shotgun sequence, a single window of DNA contains:
- the Xpac gene encoding DNA repair protein complementing XP-A cells homolog Xpac, with translation MSTAEEDFLKSLDSCRLYKERCERNRQKALLLRSSKIVSHPYSKRENGNSNNKKTKVQDQQIKLSGGGFLIEEDDDLEDEMLKITEPPAPIISNLPHCEECQNEFKDSYLLQKFDLSVCDKCRDPKGKHTFITKTEAKQEYLLKDCDFDGREPILKYITKKNPHNSHWGEMKLYLQLQVEQRALQVWGSEDKLLEEKETRDTKREGTKIKKFNKKIKQLRMQVRSSMYDKTSKASHVHEFGGDTYNEEDDTYTHTCITCGYEETFEKM, from the exons ATGTCTACAGCAGAGGAAGATTTTCTCAAGTCGTTAGACAGTTGCCGTCTCTACAAAGAACGTTGTGAACGCAATCGTCAAAAAGCATTGCTTTTAAGAAGTTCAAAAATTGTATCGCATCCTTACTCCAAAag AGAGAATGGAAattcaaataataaaaaaactAAAGTACAAGACCAACAGATTAAACTCAGTGGTGGTGGCTTTCTCATAGAGGAAGATGATGATTTGGAAGATGAGATG TTGAAAATAACAGAACCACCTGCCCCGATTATAAGTAATTTACCTCATTGCGAAGAATGCCAAAATGAGTTTAAAGAttcatatttattacaaaagTTTGATTTATCTGTATGCGATAAATGCAG AGATCCTAAGGGAAAACATACTTTCATCACAAAAACAGAGGCCAAGCAAGAATATCTATTGAAGGATTGTGATTTTGATGGGCGAGAGcctatattaaaatatatcacAAAAAAGAATCCCCATAATTCGCATTGGGGTGAAATGAAATTGTATTTACAATTACAAGTAGAGCAGAGAGCACTACAAGTTTGGGGTTCTGAAGACAAATTGTTAGAAGAGAAGGAAACCCGGGATACTAAGCGAGAaggaacaaaaattaaaaaatttaataaaaag ATTAAACAATTGCGGATGCAAGTTAGAAGTTCGATGTACGATAAAACATCGAAAGCTTCTCATGTTCACGAATTTGGAGGAGATACATACAATGAAGAAGATGATACGTATACACATACATGTATCACTTGCGGCTATGAAGAAACTTTCGAAAAAATGTGA